Proteins encoded in a region of the Limanda limanda chromosome 17, fLimLim1.1, whole genome shotgun sequence genome:
- the timm29 gene encoding mitochondrial import inner membrane translocase subunit Tim29, with protein sequence MASLRAATRTFCAAAETAAAAAAPAAPVRRSRWERVKNSKAVGWIRGLVTDYKEACKEIVVGAWTRPAKATVYVTLMGGAGACFYTNPDQSSFEAALLERSNQLGLLSPWIRNAKSDGHVQSLVKFHNEGRLRHASLGLLSLVYWANYDTDSTLYEAQCSNLSMPWLEFRQRVLDVGFGYRWWILDSKMQDYDMNEGEFKHLPAHMQESSPPSVQEVEKNEKLHKDSWLALTIEEEVEEVHVLDSVEEKVSEEQTEPVKEEQS encoded by the exons ATGGCTTCGTTGCGTGCAGCGACGAGGACGTTCTGCGCCGCGgcagaaacagcagctgcagcggcGGCTCCGGCAGCTCCGGTCAGAAGGAGCCGCTGGGAGAGAGTGAAGAACAGTAAAGCAG TTGGGTGGATTCGCGGCCTGGTCACAGATTATAAAGAGGCCTGCAAGGAGATAGTGGTCGGTGCCTGGACGCGACCGGCCAAAGCCACAGTATACGTCACCCTGATGGGGGGGGCCGGGGCTTGTTTCTACACAAACCCTGACCAGTCGTCCTTTGAGGCCGCCCTGCTGGAGCGCTCCAACCAGCTGGGCCTGCTGTCCCCGTGGATCCGCAACGCCAAGTCGGACGGCCACGTCCAGAGTCTCGTGAAGTTCCACAACGAGGGCCGTCTCCGACATGCCAGCCTGGGTCTTCTCTCTCTGGTTTACTGGGCCAACTACGACACTGACTCCACACTGTACGAAGCCCAGTGCTCCAATCTGTCCATGCCGTGGTTGGAGTTCCGTCAGCGGGTTCTGGATGTGGGCTTCGGCTACCGCTGGTGGATTCTGGACTCAAAGATGCAGGACTATGATATGAATGAGGGAGAGTTTAAGCACCTACCAGCTCACATGCAGGAATCATCTCCACCGAGCGTTCAGGAGGTGGAAAAGAACGAGAAGTTGCACAAAGATTCCTGGTTAGCGCTGACAATTGAGGAGGAGGTAGAAGAAGTACACGTATTAGACAGTGTGGAGGAGAAGGTTAGTGAAGAACAAACAGAACCAGTGAAAGAGGAACAATCTTGA
- the yipf2 gene encoding protein YIPF2: protein MATPDDLQFQEFEEAAELLSADPEASTLSLSASDNSARAGGGGGEDVKLDLSDDEEGQEESSELLGGQKPSGGFWTFEYYESFFNVDTVQVLDRVKGSVLPLPGRNFIKHYLRSNPDLYGPFWICVTLVFSVAISGNLSTFISKMGDPSYHYRPQFHRVTIAAIVIFLYAWLVPIGLWGFLTWRQGTERQIGGYSFLETVCVYGYSLFIYIPTSILWIIPFEWLRWTLIVVAMVISGSVLVLTFWPVVREDTKVMAVATVATIVVLHTLLAIGCKMYFFQTAVHDPTPAAPTTPAIHITLTPKPL from the exons ATGGCCACCCCAGATGATCTCCAGTTCCAAG AGTTTGAGGAAGCGGCCGAGCTGTTGTCTGCAGATCCAGAGGCCTCCACACTGAGCCTGTCTGCCTCAGACAACTCTGctagagcaggaggaggagggggcgagGATGTGAAATTGGACCTATCAGACGATGAGGAGGGTCAGGAGGAGAGTTCGGAG CTGTTGGGTGGACAGAAACCAAGTGGAGGCTTCTGGACCTTTGAGTACTATGAGTCTTTCTTCAATGTGGACACTGTACAG GTACTGGACAGAGTGAAGGGATCAGTGTTGCCGTTACCTGGAAGAAACTTTATCAAACACTACCTTAGATCAAACCCAGATCTATATG gtCCATTCTGGATCTGTGTGACACTGGTGTTCTCCGTGGCGATAAGTGGGAACCTGTCCACCTTCATCAGTAAGATGGGAGACCCTTCCTACCACTACAGACCACAGTTCCACAGAG TAACGATAGCTGCAATAGTGATCTTCTTGTACGCCTGGCTGGTGCCGATTGGTTTATGGGGTTTCCTCACGTGGCGgcaagggacagagagacagattggAGGCTATTCCTTCCTGGAGACGGTGTGTGTCTACGGCTACTCCCTCTTCATCTATATTCCCACCTCA ATTTTGTGGATCATCCCATTTGAGTGGTTGCGCTGGACACTAATCGTGGTTGCAATGGTGATCTCTGGCTCAGTCCTGGTCCTCACCTTCTGGCCCGTTGTCCGCGAAGACACCAAGGTGATGGCTGTGGCCACAGTTGCGACCATAGTGGTTTTGCACACGCTGCTGGCGATCGGCTGTAAG ATGTACTTCTTCCAGACAGCCGTCCATGATCCAACACCAGCAGCCCCTACAACACCCGCCATTCACATTACACTGACCCCCAAACCCCTCTGA
- the carm1 gene encoding histone-arginine methyltransferase CARM1 isoform X2, which produces MAVSVFPGVRLLSIGDANGDIQRHSEQQPLRLEVKTTTDAALINLSNGEEASVFKCSVSRETECSRVGKQSFIITLGCNSVLLQFSSPAEFQSFYNLMKNCRGHLSEQSVFSDRTEESSAVQYFQFYGYLSQQQNMMQDYVRTGTYQRAILQNHNDFKDKVVLDVGCGSGILSFFAAQAGARKVYAVEASTMAQHAEVLVNSNRLGERVVVIPGKVEEVTLPEQVDIIISEPMGYMLFNERMLESYLHAKKFLKPNGKMFPTLGDVHLAPFTDEQLYMEQFTKANFWYQPSFHGVDLSALRGAAVDEYFRQPIVDTFDIRILMAKSVKYTVNFLEAKEDDLYRIEIPFKFHMMHSGLVHGLAFWFDVAFVGSMVTVWLSTAPTEPLTHWYQVRCLLQSPLFTKAGDTLSGTATLMANKRQSYDISIVAQVDQTGSKSSNLLDLKNPFFRYTGTTPNPPPGSHYTSPSENMWNTGGAYSMNQGMAVSGMPAAYDLSTVIGGGPAVSHNNLIPLVNTGIVNHTHSRMGSIMSTGIVQGATTGQSGPSSSGSYYPITNQFTIGGAAISMASPMVIPSNTMHYGS; this is translated from the exons GAGAGGAGGCGAGTGTGTTCAAGTGTTCCGTTTCCAGGGAGACCGAGTGCAGCCGCGTGGGGAAGCAGTCGTTCATCATCACGCTGGGTTGCAACAGCGTCCTGCTGCAGTTCTCCTCACCGGCAG AATTTCAGTCTTTTTATAATCTCATGAAGAACTGTCGCGGGCATCTTAGTGAGCAGTCAGTCTTCAGCGACAGAACAGAGGAGTCCTCTGCTGTACAGTACTTCCAG TTTTATGGCTACCTCTCCCAGCAACAGAACATGATGCAGGACTACGTTCGGACAGGGACTTATCAACGGGCTATTCTCCAAAACCACAATGACTTCAAGGACAAA GTGGTGCTGGATGTTGGTTGTGGCTCGGGGATCCTCTCTTTCTTTGCAGCTCAAGCCGGAGCCAGGAAGGTCTATGCTGTGGAGGCCAGCACCATGGCACAGCATGCCGAG GTGCTGGTGAACAGTAACCGTTTAGGCGAGCGTGTGGTCGTCATCCCggggaaggtggaggaggtgacacTGCCAGAGCAGGTTGACATCATCATCTCAGAGCCAATGGGCTACATGTTGTTCAATGAGCGAATGCTGGAGAGCTACCTGCATGCCAAGAAGTTCCTCAAACCAAACG gTAAAATGTTCCCCACCCTCGGTGACGTCCACCTTGCTCCCTTCACAGATGAGCAGCTCTACATGGAGCAATTCACCAAGGCCAACTTCTG GTACCAGCCCTCGTTTCATGGCGTAGACCTCTCTGCCCTGCGGGGGGCAGCTGTGGATGAGTACTTCCGCCAGCCAATCGTG GACACATTCGATATCCGTATTCTGATGGCCAAATCGGTCAAATACACAGTGAACTTCCTGGAGGCCAAAGAAGATGATctttacag GATAGAGATTCCCTTTAAGTTCCACATGATGCACTCTGGCCTGGTACACGGCTTAGCTTTCTGGTTTGATGTGGCATTCGTGGGATCCAT GGTGACAGTATGGCTGTCCACAGCCCCCACAGAGCCTCTCACCCACTGGTACCAGGTGCGCTGTCTGCTGCAGTCTCCCCTCTTCACCAAGGCTGGGGATACACTATCTGGAACTGCCACGCTGATGGCCAACAAGAG ACAAAGCTACGACATCAGTATTGTTGCCCAGGTGGACCAGACAGGATCAAAGTCCAGCAACCTCCTGGACTTGAAGAACCCCTTTTTCAG GTACACAGGCACCACCCCCAACCCTCCTCCTGGCTCACACTACACTTCCCCATCTGAAAATATGTGGAACACAGGTGGAGCCTACAGCATGAATCAGGGGATGGCTGTATCAG GGATGCCTGCAGCTTATGACCTCAGTACAGTCATTGGCGGCGGCCCGGCAGTGTCTCACAACAACCTCATCCCCTTAG TGAACACCGGGATTGTAAACCACACCCACTCCAGGATGGGCTCCATCATGAGCACAGGGATTGTGCAGG GAGCCACAACAGGACAGTCGGGCCCAAGCAGCAGTGGTTCTTACTATCCCATCACCAACCAGTTCACAATTGGCGGCGCTGCCATCTCCATGGCCTCACCTATGGTCATCCCCAGCAACACCATGCATTACGGCAGTTAA
- the carm1 gene encoding histone-arginine methyltransferase CARM1 isoform X1, which translates to MAVSVFPGVRLLSIGDANGDIQRHSEQQPLRLEVKTTTDAALINLSNGEEASVFKCSVSRETECSRVGKQSFIITLGCNSVLLQFSSPAEFQSFYNLMKNCRGHLSEQSVFSDRTEESSAVQYFQFYGYLSQQQNMMQDYVRTGTYQRAILQNHNDFKDKVVLDVGCGSGILSFFAAQAGARKVYAVEASTMAQHAEVLVNSNRLGERVVVIPGKVEEVTLPEQVDIIISEPMGYMLFNERMLESYLHAKKFLKPNGKMFPTLGDVHLAPFTDEQLYMEQFTKANFWYQPSFHGVDLSALRGAAVDEYFRQPIVDTFDIRILMAKSVKYTVNFLEAKEDDLYRIEIPFKFHMMHSGLVHGLAFWFDVAFVGSMVTVWLSTAPTEPLTHWYQVRCLLQSPLFTKAGDTLSGTATLMANKRQSYDISIVAQVDQTGSKSSNLLDLKNPFFRYTGTTPNPPPGSHYTSPSENMWNTGGAYSMNQGMAVSGMPAAYDLSTVIGGGPAVSHNNLIPLVNTGIVNHTHSRMGSIMSTGIVQGTSSLTETNSEIRATTGQSGPSSSGSYYPITNQFTIGGAAISMASPMVIPSNTMHYGS; encoded by the exons GAGAGGAGGCGAGTGTGTTCAAGTGTTCCGTTTCCAGGGAGACCGAGTGCAGCCGCGTGGGGAAGCAGTCGTTCATCATCACGCTGGGTTGCAACAGCGTCCTGCTGCAGTTCTCCTCACCGGCAG AATTTCAGTCTTTTTATAATCTCATGAAGAACTGTCGCGGGCATCTTAGTGAGCAGTCAGTCTTCAGCGACAGAACAGAGGAGTCCTCTGCTGTACAGTACTTCCAG TTTTATGGCTACCTCTCCCAGCAACAGAACATGATGCAGGACTACGTTCGGACAGGGACTTATCAACGGGCTATTCTCCAAAACCACAATGACTTCAAGGACAAA GTGGTGCTGGATGTTGGTTGTGGCTCGGGGATCCTCTCTTTCTTTGCAGCTCAAGCCGGAGCCAGGAAGGTCTATGCTGTGGAGGCCAGCACCATGGCACAGCATGCCGAG GTGCTGGTGAACAGTAACCGTTTAGGCGAGCGTGTGGTCGTCATCCCggggaaggtggaggaggtgacacTGCCAGAGCAGGTTGACATCATCATCTCAGAGCCAATGGGCTACATGTTGTTCAATGAGCGAATGCTGGAGAGCTACCTGCATGCCAAGAAGTTCCTCAAACCAAACG gTAAAATGTTCCCCACCCTCGGTGACGTCCACCTTGCTCCCTTCACAGATGAGCAGCTCTACATGGAGCAATTCACCAAGGCCAACTTCTG GTACCAGCCCTCGTTTCATGGCGTAGACCTCTCTGCCCTGCGGGGGGCAGCTGTGGATGAGTACTTCCGCCAGCCAATCGTG GACACATTCGATATCCGTATTCTGATGGCCAAATCGGTCAAATACACAGTGAACTTCCTGGAGGCCAAAGAAGATGATctttacag GATAGAGATTCCCTTTAAGTTCCACATGATGCACTCTGGCCTGGTACACGGCTTAGCTTTCTGGTTTGATGTGGCATTCGTGGGATCCAT GGTGACAGTATGGCTGTCCACAGCCCCCACAGAGCCTCTCACCCACTGGTACCAGGTGCGCTGTCTGCTGCAGTCTCCCCTCTTCACCAAGGCTGGGGATACACTATCTGGAACTGCCACGCTGATGGCCAACAAGAG ACAAAGCTACGACATCAGTATTGTTGCCCAGGTGGACCAGACAGGATCAAAGTCCAGCAACCTCCTGGACTTGAAGAACCCCTTTTTCAG GTACACAGGCACCACCCCCAACCCTCCTCCTGGCTCACACTACACTTCCCCATCTGAAAATATGTGGAACACAGGTGGAGCCTACAGCATGAATCAGGGGATGGCTGTATCAG GGATGCCTGCAGCTTATGACCTCAGTACAGTCATTGGCGGCGGCCCGGCAGTGTCTCACAACAACCTCATCCCCTTAG TGAACACCGGGATTGTAAACCACACCCACTCCAGGATGGGCTCCATCATGAGCACAGGGATTGTGCAGGGTACGTCCAGCTTAACAGAAACGAACAGTGAAATCA GAGCCACAACAGGACAGTCGGGCCCAAGCAGCAGTGGTTCTTACTATCCCATCACCAACCAGTTCACAATTGGCGGCGCTGCCATCTCCATGGCCTCACCTATGGTCATCCCCAGCAACACCATGCATTACGGCAGTTAA
- the carm1 gene encoding histone-arginine methyltransferase CARM1 isoform X3: MAVSVFPGVRLLSIGDANGDIQRHSEQQPLRLEVKTTTDAALINLSNGEEASVFKCSVSRETECSRVGKQSFIITLGCNSVLLQFSSPAEFQSFYNLMKNCRGHLSEQSVFSDRTEESSAVQYFQFYGYLSQQQNMMQDYVRTGTYQRAILQNHNDFKDKVVLDVGCGSGILSFFAAQAGARKVYAVEASTMAQHAEVLVNSNRLGERVVVIPGKVEEVTLPEQVDIIISEPMGYMLFNERMLESYLHAKKFLKPNGKMFPTLGDVHLAPFTDEQLYMEQFTKANFWYQPSFHGVDLSALRGAAVDEYFRQPIVDTFDIRILMAKSVKYTVNFLEAKEDDLYRIEIPFKFHMMHSGLVHGLAFWFDVAFVGSMVTVWLSTAPTEPLTHWYQVRCLLQSPLFTKAGDTLSGTATLMANKRQSYDISIVAQVDQTGSKSSNLLDLKNPFFRYTGTTPNPPPGSHYTSPSENMWNTGGAYSMNQGMAVSGMPAAYDLSTVIGGGPAVSHNNLIPLAENFQQLSHVHYPKM, encoded by the exons GAGAGGAGGCGAGTGTGTTCAAGTGTTCCGTTTCCAGGGAGACCGAGTGCAGCCGCGTGGGGAAGCAGTCGTTCATCATCACGCTGGGTTGCAACAGCGTCCTGCTGCAGTTCTCCTCACCGGCAG AATTTCAGTCTTTTTATAATCTCATGAAGAACTGTCGCGGGCATCTTAGTGAGCAGTCAGTCTTCAGCGACAGAACAGAGGAGTCCTCTGCTGTACAGTACTTCCAG TTTTATGGCTACCTCTCCCAGCAACAGAACATGATGCAGGACTACGTTCGGACAGGGACTTATCAACGGGCTATTCTCCAAAACCACAATGACTTCAAGGACAAA GTGGTGCTGGATGTTGGTTGTGGCTCGGGGATCCTCTCTTTCTTTGCAGCTCAAGCCGGAGCCAGGAAGGTCTATGCTGTGGAGGCCAGCACCATGGCACAGCATGCCGAG GTGCTGGTGAACAGTAACCGTTTAGGCGAGCGTGTGGTCGTCATCCCggggaaggtggaggaggtgacacTGCCAGAGCAGGTTGACATCATCATCTCAGAGCCAATGGGCTACATGTTGTTCAATGAGCGAATGCTGGAGAGCTACCTGCATGCCAAGAAGTTCCTCAAACCAAACG gTAAAATGTTCCCCACCCTCGGTGACGTCCACCTTGCTCCCTTCACAGATGAGCAGCTCTACATGGAGCAATTCACCAAGGCCAACTTCTG GTACCAGCCCTCGTTTCATGGCGTAGACCTCTCTGCCCTGCGGGGGGCAGCTGTGGATGAGTACTTCCGCCAGCCAATCGTG GACACATTCGATATCCGTATTCTGATGGCCAAATCGGTCAAATACACAGTGAACTTCCTGGAGGCCAAAGAAGATGATctttacag GATAGAGATTCCCTTTAAGTTCCACATGATGCACTCTGGCCTGGTACACGGCTTAGCTTTCTGGTTTGATGTGGCATTCGTGGGATCCAT GGTGACAGTATGGCTGTCCACAGCCCCCACAGAGCCTCTCACCCACTGGTACCAGGTGCGCTGTCTGCTGCAGTCTCCCCTCTTCACCAAGGCTGGGGATACACTATCTGGAACTGCCACGCTGATGGCCAACAAGAG ACAAAGCTACGACATCAGTATTGTTGCCCAGGTGGACCAGACAGGATCAAAGTCCAGCAACCTCCTGGACTTGAAGAACCCCTTTTTCAG GTACACAGGCACCACCCCCAACCCTCCTCCTGGCTCACACTACACTTCCCCATCTGAAAATATGTGGAACACAGGTGGAGCCTACAGCATGAATCAGGGGATGGCTGTATCAG GGATGCCTGCAGCTTATGACCTCAGTACAGTCATTGGCGGCGGCCCGGCAGTGTCTCACAACAACCTCATCCCCTTAG CTGAAAATTTCCAGCAGCTTTCACATGTACACTACCCAAAAATGTGA